A genome region from Rhodanobacter thiooxydans includes the following:
- the smc gene encoding chromosome segregation protein SMC, with amino-acid sequence MRLTTIKLAGFKSFVDPTTLHLPSNMIGVVGPNGCGKSNIIDAIRWVMGESAASRLRGDSLTDVIFSGSNTRKPVGQATVELIFDNADGSIQGEYGQYAEISVKRQVTRDGQSAYFLNGARCRRRDITDLFLGTGLGPRSYSIIEQGMISQIIEAHPEELRTHLEEAAGISKYKERRKETESRIKATRENLDRVKDVRDEVDKQLEHLHRQARAAERWKALKEEQTRKEAELRALEYRGLKSQHDGEGEVLSAAEIEIEKQLAGQRQIEAQLESVRERHTDASEHLNAVQAEVYKVGAEIARVEQQVRYNKETAERLQRAHGDAEREHAELAAHIATDRDQVEALRLALAEGEPKLEALQQLQDDTAEAQRSTEAKLADWQQRWDSHTRNAGESNRAAEVERTKLNYLDRQAIDLSRRREALEAEQKATDVAALDAAGQQLVDEHETQRERVETLGSLLDQHKGGHEKLLEEERQVQSALNEARQQLQAARGRQASLEALQHAALGQEENAASGWLARLGLNKSRRLGESLQVENGWETAVETALSGFLDSVLVDGSHALAAEFEALENADVALLDAADGGAHTAGTLAAHVRGPAAALTILGHVLTAESLGDAHQQVASLSALAPYQSVITRSGEWLGPGWARVRRAQGSQVGVLARERELRLLAEQIAALEAQLETSSERLDALRISKFEAERARDDAQRELYNAHRRQSELAGQLQSHRGKLETARARAEKVSGELDGLAAQLDELQGQTREARARLDESVGLMGDQEDQRRELENERRTLLEAREEARMNAREAAEQSHALALALESKRSSLGSLEQALGRMDAQLRQIEARRDEISEQLAAGSDPIAELEAERQAYLDQRLLVDKQLVEARRALEDCDLEFRKLEQQRHLAEQGLASLREGLSEKRLAAQALQLRAEQLAAAINASGLELETLLTELAADIDAEQWRAQLGDLGQKIARLEPVNLAAIQEHAEQSERKTYLDNQLADLTSAMETLENAIKKIDRETRQRFKETFDKVNAGVQELFPRLFGGGHAYLELTGDDLLNTGVSIMARPPGKRPSNISLLSGGEKALTAVSLVFAIFNLNPAPFCLLDEVDAPLDEANVGRFSNMVREMSEKVQFIFVSHNKATMEAASQLCGVTMREPGVSRLVQVDLAEAAKLAGAA; translated from the coding sequence TGGTCGGCCCGAACGGTTGCGGCAAATCCAACATCATCGACGCGATCCGCTGGGTGATGGGCGAGAGCGCGGCCAGCCGCCTGCGCGGCGATTCGCTGACCGACGTGATCTTTTCCGGCTCGAATACGCGCAAGCCAGTGGGGCAGGCCACGGTCGAGTTGATCTTCGACAACGCCGACGGTTCGATCCAGGGCGAGTACGGCCAGTACGCCGAGATCTCGGTGAAGCGCCAGGTCACCCGCGACGGCCAGTCCGCCTATTTCCTCAATGGCGCGCGCTGCCGCCGGCGCGACATCACCGACCTGTTCCTCGGCACCGGCCTCGGCCCGCGCAGCTACTCGATCATCGAGCAGGGCATGATCAGCCAGATCATCGAGGCGCACCCGGAGGAACTGCGCACGCACCTGGAGGAAGCCGCCGGCATCTCCAAGTACAAGGAACGGCGCAAGGAAACCGAGAGCCGCATCAAGGCCACCCGCGAGAACCTCGACCGCGTGAAGGACGTGCGCGACGAGGTGGACAAGCAGCTCGAACACCTGCACCGCCAGGCCCGCGCGGCCGAGCGCTGGAAGGCGCTGAAGGAAGAACAGACGCGCAAGGAAGCCGAACTGCGCGCGCTGGAATACCGCGGCCTGAAGAGCCAGCATGACGGCGAGGGCGAAGTGCTCTCCGCCGCCGAGATCGAGATCGAGAAGCAGCTGGCCGGCCAGCGCCAGATCGAGGCGCAGCTGGAAAGCGTGCGCGAACGCCACACCGACGCCAGCGAACACCTGAACGCGGTGCAGGCCGAGGTGTACAAGGTCGGCGCCGAGATCGCCCGGGTCGAGCAGCAGGTGCGCTACAACAAGGAGACCGCCGAGCGCCTGCAGCGCGCCCACGGCGACGCCGAGCGCGAGCATGCCGAGCTGGCCGCGCACATCGCCACCGATCGTGATCAGGTCGAGGCGCTGCGCCTGGCGCTGGCCGAAGGCGAGCCGAAACTCGAAGCCCTGCAGCAGCTGCAGGACGACACCGCCGAAGCCCAGCGCAGCACCGAGGCGAAGCTGGCCGACTGGCAGCAGCGCTGGGACAGCCACACCCGCAACGCCGGCGAATCCAACCGCGCAGCCGAGGTGGAGCGCACCAAGCTCAACTATCTCGACCGCCAGGCGATCGACCTGTCGCGCCGGCGCGAGGCGCTGGAAGCCGAGCAGAAGGCCACCGACGTGGCCGCGCTGGACGCCGCCGGCCAGCAACTGGTCGACGAGCACGAGACCCAGCGCGAACGCGTCGAGACGCTGGGCAGCCTGCTCGACCAGCACAAGGGCGGCCACGAGAAGCTGCTGGAGGAAGAGCGCCAGGTGCAGTCGGCGCTGAACGAGGCGCGCCAGCAGCTGCAGGCTGCGCGCGGCCGACAAGCCTCGTTGGAGGCGCTGCAACACGCCGCACTGGGCCAGGAAGAAAACGCCGCCAGCGGCTGGCTGGCTCGCCTCGGACTGAACAAGTCACGCCGCCTCGGTGAATCGCTGCAAGTCGAAAACGGCTGGGAAACCGCCGTCGAAACCGCCTTGAGCGGCTTCCTCGACAGCGTGCTGGTGGATGGTTCGCACGCGCTGGCCGCCGAATTCGAGGCGCTGGAGAACGCCGACGTGGCGCTGCTCGACGCCGCCGACGGCGGCGCCCACACCGCCGGTACGCTGGCCGCCCATGTGCGCGGTCCGGCGGCGGCACTGACCATCCTCGGCCACGTGCTCACCGCCGAGTCGCTGGGCGACGCGCACCAGCAGGTGGCCTCGTTGTCCGCGCTGGCGCCGTACCAGTCGGTGATCACGCGCAGCGGCGAATGGCTGGGGCCGGGCTGGGCGCGCGTGCGCCGCGCGCAGGGCAGCCAGGTCGGCGTGCTGGCGCGCGAGCGCGAGTTGCGCCTGCTGGCCGAACAGATCGCCGCACTGGAAGCGCAGCTGGAAACATCCAGCGAACGGCTCGACGCACTGCGCATCAGCAAGTTCGAGGCCGAGCGCGCCCGTGACGACGCGCAGCGCGAGCTGTACAACGCGCATCGCCGCCAGTCCGAGCTGGCCGGCCAGCTGCAGAGCCACCGTGGCAAGCTGGAAACCGCCCGCGCCCGCGCCGAGAAGGTCAGCGGCGAACTGGATGGTCTAGCGGCCCAGCTCGACGAACTGCAGGGTCAGACCCGCGAGGCGCGCGCGCGGCTGGACGAATCGGTCGGCCTGATGGGCGACCAGGAAGACCAGCGCCGCGAACTGGAGAACGAGCGGCGCACGCTGCTCGAAGCGCGCGAAGAGGCACGCATGAACGCGCGCGAGGCTGCCGAGCAGTCACATGCGCTGGCCCTGGCGCTGGAGTCGAAGCGATCCTCGCTGGGCTCGCTGGAGCAGGCGCTGGGCCGCATGGACGCCCAGCTGCGCCAGATCGAGGCGCGCCGCGACGAGATCAGCGAACAGCTCGCCGCCGGCTCCGACCCGATCGCCGAACTCGAAGCCGAACGGCAAGCCTATCTGGACCAGCGCCTGCTGGTCGACAAGCAACTGGTCGAGGCGCGCCGCGCGCTGGAAGACTGCGACCTCGAATTCCGCAAGCTCGAACAGCAGCGCCACCTGGCCGAACAGGGCCTGGCCAGCCTGCGCGAGGGGCTGTCCGAGAAGCGCCTCGCCGCCCAGGCACTGCAGCTGCGCGCCGAACAGCTGGCCGCGGCGATCAACGCTTCCGGCCTCGAACTGGAGACCCTGCTGACCGAACTGGCCGCGGACATCGACGCGGAGCAGTGGCGCGCGCAACTCGGCGACCTCGGCCAGAAGATCGCGCGGCTGGAGCCGGTGAATCTGGCGGCGATCCAGGAACACGCCGAGCAGAGCGAACGCAAGACCTATCTGGACAACCAGCTGGCCGACCTCACCAGCGCGATGGAGACGCTGGAAAACGCCATCAAGAAGATCGATCGCGAGACCCGCCAGCGCTTCAAGGAAACCTTCGACAAGGTCAACGCCGGCGTGCAGGAGCTGTTCCCGCGCCTGTTCGGCGGCGGTCACGCCTACCTGGAGCTTACCGGCGACGACCTGCTCAACACCGGCGTGTCGATCATGGCGCGGCCGCCGGGCAAGCGGCCCTCCAACATCTCGCTGCTCTCCGGCGGCGAGAAGGCGCTCACCGCGGTGTCGCTGGTGTTCGCCATCTTCAACCTCAATCCCGCGCCGTTCTGCCTGCTCGACGAGGTGGACGCGCCGCTGGACGAGGCCAACGTGGGCCGCTTCTCCAACATGGTGCGCGAGATGAGCGAGAAGGTGCAGTTCATCTTCGTCAGCCACAACAAGGCCACCATGGAAGCAGCCAGCCAGCTGTGCGGCGTGACCATGCGCGAGCCCGGCGTGTCGCGCCTGGTGCAGGTAGACCTGGCCGAAGCGGCTAAACTGGCGGGAGCTGCCTGA
- the zipA gene encoding cell division protein ZipA — translation MTLQPVLAFAWNPAVGIPMLIVGVIVLALIWLFGQPKKEQGRRRAMPEPHAGERREPTLGGPGSEPGAGEPFIGDTQPQQGELDVGLREELERLGATLSGERAKAPMPAAPKARSRQQPKLADHVASIIDALRAPSSGEPAAPDALPAAEEPALPAQAPVAAPAAVAPPRSELGRRPAQLPVERIVTLFVVARDNGRFHGPDLVVAAEKAGLEFGDMGIYHRLVDGKRELGPIFSVANMLKPGNFDLARLDALRTPGVSFFMTLPAPLPALDAWDAMLPTAQRLAELLDGQVLDEERNALGRQRIAHIRDQLRGWDRDHEGKEIIFGR, via the coding sequence ATGACGTTGCAACCCGTGCTCGCCTTCGCCTGGAACCCTGCCGTCGGCATCCCGATGCTGATCGTTGGGGTGATCGTGCTGGCGCTGATCTGGCTGTTCGGCCAGCCGAAGAAGGAGCAGGGCAGGCGCAGGGCGATGCCGGAGCCACATGCCGGCGAGCGTCGTGAACCCACCCTGGGCGGGCCGGGGAGCGAACCGGGCGCAGGCGAACCCTTCATCGGCGATACGCAGCCGCAGCAGGGCGAGCTCGACGTCGGCCTGCGCGAGGAACTCGAGCGGCTGGGCGCCACACTGTCCGGCGAGCGCGCCAAGGCGCCCATGCCCGCCGCACCCAAGGCCAGATCCAGGCAGCAGCCCAAGCTGGCCGACCATGTCGCCTCGATCATCGACGCCCTGCGCGCGCCCAGCTCCGGCGAACCGGCGGCACCGGACGCCTTGCCTGCGGCGGAGGAGCCTGCTTTACCGGCGCAGGCGCCCGTTGCCGCGCCAGCCGCCGTTGCGCCGCCGCGTTCCGAGCTTGGCCGGCGCCCGGCGCAACTGCCGGTGGAGCGCATCGTCACCTTGTTCGTGGTGGCCCGCGACAACGGGCGCTTCCACGGCCCGGACCTGGTCGTGGCCGCCGAGAAGGCCGGCCTGGAATTCGGCGACATGGGCATCTACCACCGCCTGGTCGACGGCAAGCGCGAGCTGGGGCCGATCTTCAGCGTCGCCAACATGCTCAAGCCCGGCAATTTCGACCTGGCCCGGCTGGATGCCTTGCGCACGCCGGGGGTGAGCTTCTTCATGACCCTGCCGGCGCCGTTGCCGGCGCTGGACGCGTGGGACGCGATGCTGCCCACCGCGCAGCGCCTGGCCGAACTGCTGGACGGTCAGGTGCTGGACGAGGAACGCAACGCGCTCGGTCGCCAGCGCATCGCCCACATCCGCGACCAGCTGCGCGGCTGGGACCGCGACCACGAAGGCAAGGAAATCATCTTCGGGCGTTGA
- the msrA gene encoding peptide-methionine (S)-S-oxide reductase MsrA encodes MSTERAVLAGGCFWGMQDLIRRLDGVVSTRVGYSGGEVPNATYRHHGSHAEAIEIVFDPARIGYRTLLEFFFQIHDPSTPNRQGNDRGSSYRSAIFYTSEEQKRIAEDTIADVDASGLWPGKVATEVAPAGDFWEAEPEHQDYLEHYPDGYTCHFIRPGWKLPHRHAVG; translated from the coding sequence ATGAGCACCGAGCGCGCAGTGCTCGCCGGCGGTTGCTTCTGGGGCATGCAGGACCTGATCCGCCGCCTGGACGGCGTGGTTTCAACGCGCGTCGGCTACAGCGGCGGCGAGGTGCCGAATGCGACCTACCGCCACCATGGCAGCCATGCCGAGGCGATCGAGATCGTGTTCGATCCGGCGCGCATCGGCTATCGCACGTTGCTGGAATTCTTCTTCCAGATCCACGACCCGTCCACGCCGAACCGGCAGGGCAACGACCGCGGCAGTTCCTATCGCTCGGCGATCTTCTATACATCCGAGGAGCAGAAGCGGATCGCCGAGGACACCATCGCCGACGTGGATGCCTCGGGCCTGTGGCCCGGCAAGGTGGCGACGGAAGTGGCGCCGGCCGGCGATTTCTGGGAAGCCGAACCCGAGCACCAGGATTACCTGGAGCACTACCCCGACGGCTATACCTGCCATTTCATCCGGCCGGGCTGGAAACTGCCGCACCGCCACGCGGTCGGCTGA
- the msrB gene encoding peptide-methionine (R)-S-oxide reductase MsrB, which translates to MPRYTRNPEVLSRLSPEQYRVTQQSGTERPGTGEYLHNREPGIYVDIVSGEPLFASTDKFESPCGWPSFTRPIEPAHVHELRDTSHGMIRTEVRSVHGDSHLGHVFPDGPADRGGLRYCINSASLRFVPRDDMAAEGYGDYLDQVEQTR; encoded by the coding sequence ATGCCCCGTTACACCAGGAATCCCGAGGTGTTGTCGCGGCTCAGCCCCGAGCAGTACCGGGTGACCCAGCAAAGCGGCACGGAGCGCCCCGGCACCGGCGAGTACCTGCACAACCGGGAGCCGGGCATCTACGTCGACATCGTGTCGGGCGAGCCGCTGTTCGCCTCGACCGACAAATTCGAATCGCCTTGTGGCTGGCCGAGCTTCACCCGGCCGATCGAGCCGGCCCACGTCCACGAACTGCGCGATACCTCGCACGGCATGATCCGCACCGAGGTGCGCTCGGTGCACGGCGACAGCCACCTCGGCCACGTTTTTCCCGATGGCCCGGCCGATCGCGGCGGCCTGCGCTACTGCATCAACTCGGCCTCGCTGCGCTTCGTCCCCCGCGACGACATGGCGGCCGAAGGCTACGGCGACTACCTGGACCAGGTGGAGCAGACGCGATGA
- the lexA gene encoding transcriptional repressor LexA translates to MTIQITNRQLNVLAFIRARIERDGQSPTLEEIGEALGIGNVSAVLKHIRSLEAKGRLTIEPNHARSIRLVREPDPLDADTMELPLIGRIAAGEPLFSESRVDRSLRVSRSLFRLRPDYLVKVVGDSMRGEGILDGDLVAVHATPVARHGQVVAARVGGDRFTIKRLYWKGDVVRLLPNSPGFHPIDVDPTEDFAIEGLYAGLLRGS, encoded by the coding sequence ATGACCATCCAGATCACGAATCGCCAGTTGAACGTCCTTGCCTTCATCCGCGCCCGGATCGAGCGCGATGGGCAGTCACCCACGCTCGAGGAAATCGGCGAGGCATTGGGCATCGGCAACGTCAGCGCGGTGCTCAAGCACATCCGCTCGCTCGAAGCGAAAGGCCGCTTGACCATCGAACCCAACCACGCCCGCAGCATCCGGCTGGTGCGCGAGCCCGATCCGCTGGATGCGGACACCATGGAGCTGCCGCTGATCGGTCGCATCGCGGCCGGCGAGCCGTTGTTTTCGGAGTCACGGGTCGATCGCAGCCTGCGTGTATCCCGTTCGCTGTTCCGGTTGCGGCCGGACTACCTGGTGAAGGTGGTCGGCGATTCGATGCGCGGGGAAGGCATTCTCGATGGCGACCTGGTGGCGGTGCACGCCACGCCGGTGGCCCGTCATGGCCAGGTGGTGGCCGCACGCGTGGGCGGCGACCGTTTCACGATCAAGCGGCTGTACTGGAAAGGCGACGTGGTTCGCCTGCTGCCCAACAGCCCGGGTTTCCACCCGATCGACGTGGACCCCACCGAAGACTTCGCGATTGAAGGCCTGTATGCAGGCCTGCTGCGGGGCAGCTGA
- the imuA gene encoding translesion DNA synthesis-associated protein ImuA, which translates to MNAVVPLSALLDARRVWRGRAAVVPAGDQPTGWRALDTVLPAGGWPDASLSEILLPADGVGELRLVLPTLARLTRSRRNVVIVSPPYAPCVAGWQQQGVDMRQVDIVEAPEKDVLWATEQCLRSGSCAAVLAWPRQADDRALRRLQVAAATGQALAFVFRDRSHLSNASPAALRLELEALPQPQLWVRKCRGGAVPTRPVPLARLAG; encoded by the coding sequence ATGAACGCAGTGGTTCCACTTTCCGCCTTGCTCGATGCACGCCGGGTCTGGCGTGGCCGTGCTGCCGTGGTCCCAGCCGGCGACCAGCCCACCGGCTGGCGCGCACTCGATACCGTGCTGCCGGCGGGCGGCTGGCCCGACGCCTCGCTGTCCGAGATCCTGCTGCCCGCCGATGGCGTGGGCGAACTTCGCCTGGTGCTGCCCACGCTGGCGCGATTGACCCGAAGCCGGCGCAACGTGGTGATCGTGTCGCCGCCATATGCGCCGTGTGTCGCTGGCTGGCAGCAGCAAGGCGTCGACATGCGCCAGGTGGACATCGTCGAGGCCCCTGAAAAGGACGTGCTTTGGGCGACCGAACAATGCCTGCGTTCGGGAAGCTGTGCCGCCGTGCTGGCATGGCCGCGGCAAGCCGACGATCGCGCCTTGCGTCGCCTGCAGGTGGCGGCGGCTACCGGGCAGGCGCTCGCCTTCGTGTTCCGTGATCGCTCCCATCTTTCCAACGCCTCGCCGGCCGCGCTGCGCCTGGAACTGGAAGCCTTGCCGCAGCCGCAGCTGTGGGTGCGCAAATGCCGCGGTGGGGCCGTGCCCACCCGGCCCGTTCCGCTGGCGCGACTTGCCGGTTGA
- a CDS encoding Y-family DNA polymerase, with amino-acid sequence MLWTCINLPHLAMDGMLRRRPTTGPLVLVDGPANARAIVSANESAQAAGLHVGQRLSAAQALLSKFEAIPYDRESVDRWHRFLAAVAYRYSSEVSLLPHAIVLEVSRSMSLFGPWPQLEAMLRADFAGLGFRHRLAAAPTAHAAHVLATVSDGQAVLSVDALRHALQRVPLAKSFLPANAIAALPGMGIRSLGQVLALPRDGLRRRFGAELLDALDRLIGDRLSGLELYRPPDTFDLRIELLHEVENQSALIFPVRRMADDLAAYLAGRDGGVQRFLLRLEHREERCTDVPVGLLAPEREGAMLFEFARGRLEHVVLPEPVLALRLIARELPAFVPAGRDLFDERPANALPIGQLRERLRARLGDRAVYRLGSTTDPRPERAQAVAECGGVHDEPSPRPTWLLAHPLPLRGAAPRILAGPERLETGWWDGAEACRDYYVIETSLGQRAWAFCPPGEQSGWMLQGWFA; translated from the coding sequence ATGCTCTGGACCTGCATCAACCTGCCGCATCTGGCCATGGATGGGATGCTTCGACGCCGCCCCACGACGGGGCCGCTGGTGCTCGTCGACGGTCCGGCCAACGCCCGCGCGATCGTTTCGGCCAATGAATCCGCACAGGCGGCGGGCCTGCATGTCGGGCAGCGACTTAGCGCCGCCCAGGCGCTGCTGTCGAAGTTCGAGGCGATTCCGTACGACCGCGAATCGGTCGATCGCTGGCACCGCTTTCTCGCGGCCGTGGCCTACCGGTACAGCTCCGAGGTCAGCCTGCTGCCACACGCGATCGTGCTGGAAGTCAGCCGCAGTATGAGCCTGTTCGGGCCGTGGCCGCAGCTTGAAGCGATGCTGCGGGCGGATTTCGCCGGGCTGGGATTTCGCCATCGGCTGGCCGCGGCACCGACGGCTCACGCCGCGCATGTGTTGGCCACGGTCTCCGACGGGCAGGCGGTGCTGTCTGTCGATGCGCTGCGCCATGCCCTGCAGCGGGTGCCGCTCGCGAAGAGCTTTTTGCCGGCGAACGCCATCGCCGCGCTGCCCGGCATGGGCATCCGCAGCCTGGGACAGGTGCTGGCGCTGCCGCGGGATGGTCTGCGCCGGCGCTTCGGCGCGGAACTGCTGGATGCGCTGGATCGCCTAATCGGCGACCGGCTCTCCGGACTGGAGCTGTATCGTCCACCGGACACCTTCGACCTGCGCATCGAATTGCTCCACGAAGTGGAGAATCAGTCGGCATTGATCTTTCCGGTGCGACGCATGGCCGATGACCTTGCCGCCTATCTCGCCGGCCGCGATGGAGGCGTGCAACGTTTCCTGCTGCGCCTGGAACATCGCGAGGAACGCTGTACCGATGTGCCGGTGGGGCTGCTGGCGCCGGAGCGCGAGGGCGCGATGCTGTTCGAGTTCGCACGGGGCCGGCTGGAACACGTCGTGCTCCCCGAGCCGGTGCTGGCGCTGCGCCTGATCGCGCGCGAGCTGCCGGCGTTTGTGCCCGCCGGGCGCGATCTGTTCGACGAACGGCCGGCGAATGCATTGCCGATCGGGCAGCTGCGCGAACGCCTGCGCGCGCGCCTTGGCGATCGGGCGGTCTATCGGTTGGGCAGCACCACCGATCCGCGTCCCGAACGCGCCCAGGCCGTGGCCGAATGCGGCGGCGTCCACGACGAGCCATCGCCGCGGCCCACCTGGCTGCTGGCGCATCCGCTTCCCCTGCGCGGCGCGGCGCCGCGCATCCTGGCCGGCCCCGAGCGGCTGGAAACCGGCTGGTGGGATGGCGCCGAAGCCTGCCGCGACTACTACGTGATCGAGACCTCGCTCGGCCAGCGGGCGTGGGCCTTCTGTCCGCCCGGCGAGCAAAGCGGCTGGATGCTGCAGGGCTGGTTCGCATGA